One genomic window of Acidovorax radicis includes the following:
- a CDS encoding fibronectin type III domain-containing protein, with translation MVYVWSGTGASATATVTCQAPLPPTVTDGRINLSGASGTGGAYRIGDTVTATWNNTVGGDNNVAAIASVTVDFTQFGGGAAVTATNSGGTWTATYTITSGLVDNTNRNVSVTATNAGGTTTTADSTNATVDNIAPIVTDGAISISGASGAGGAFKIGDTVTATWNNTGSGDNNVDISSVTVNFTQFGGGGVVPATNSGGSWTATYTIVAGAITANNLNVAVTARDNAGNATSTSDTTNATVDNAAPVVSSIVVSGVPGSGATSMAFTVNFSESVANVSTDDFTLVGTGSASGSIASVSASSGSAVNVNVSGISGTGTLKVNLNGGTNIIDGVGNAVAAYSSGSTHTVNILTAPGAPTIGTATAGDAQVSVAFSAPGSNGGSAITTYTATANPGGAFGTCAGPAACTATVTGLTNGTAYTFTVTATNGVGTSTASGSSNSATPQGNQTITFANPGTRSFGTSPTLTATASSGLTPTFTSSTTGVCTISSGGTLTFVTAGSCTIDADQGGNGTWRAATTVTQTFTVNAIAPGAPTIGTATAGAAQATVTFTAPASTGGAAIIASGYTVTANPGGATGTGSSSPITVTGLTNGTAYTFTVTATNSAGTGNSSAPSNSVTPASPQTITFNNPGAQNFGTTPTLSASSSAGIGYAVSFTTATAGVCTVTAGGALTFVTAGSCTINANQAGDSSYLAASQVSQTFTVNAVVPGAPTIGTASAGNTEATVTFTAPASTGGAAITGYTVTASPGGTNTTGATSPITLSGLTNGTSYTFTVMATNSVGTGAPSVASNAVVPRLLTVTGTPLGMAGTATATLSGGGATCTLDPTSGFASLSNPAPAGKTMPYGEYAFQATSCTGTVTMAITYPQALPAGTQFWKYGPATAAVGGVVATSTWFQLGGATLSADRLTVTYAVTDNGAGDSDGTIGRISDPFALAAGPVGGDAVGIPVDAPWALGLLSAVLGFLGWRRQRRLSRA, from the coding sequence GTGGTCTACGTTTGGTCGGGTACTGGTGCAAGCGCCACGGCCACGGTCACCTGCCAGGCACCGCTTCCCCCCACGGTCACCGATGGCCGGATTAACCTCTCAGGCGCATCGGGCACCGGCGGGGCCTACAGGATCGGCGACACCGTCACCGCCACCTGGAACAATACCGTTGGCGGCGACAACAATGTCGCTGCCATCGCCAGCGTGACGGTGGACTTCACCCAGTTCGGTGGTGGCGCTGCGGTAACGGCGACGAACAGCGGTGGCACCTGGACGGCCACGTACACCATCACATCGGGCCTCGTCGACAATACCAACCGCAACGTCAGCGTCACTGCCACCAACGCAGGCGGTACCACCACCACGGCCGACTCCACCAATGCCACGGTGGACAACATCGCGCCGATCGTCACGGATGGCGCCATCAGCATCAGCGGCGCCTCGGGCGCCGGAGGCGCATTCAAGATCGGCGATACCGTCACAGCCACCTGGAACAACACCGGCAGCGGCGATAACAACGTCGACATCAGCAGCGTGACGGTGAACTTCACCCAGTTCGGCGGCGGTGGTGTGGTGCCCGCCACCAACAGCGGCGGCTCTTGGACGGCGACCTATACCATCGTGGCAGGCGCCATCACGGCCAACAACCTCAACGTCGCGGTCACGGCCAGGGACAACGCTGGCAACGCCACCAGCACCAGCGACACCACCAACGCCACGGTGGACAACGCCGCGCCAGTCGTCAGCAGCATCGTCGTGAGCGGCGTGCCCGGCAGCGGCGCCACCAGCATGGCTTTCACGGTGAACTTCAGCGAGTCCGTGGCCAACGTTTCCACCGACGACTTCACGCTCGTGGGCACGGGCTCGGCATCCGGCAGCATCGCTAGCGTGTCCGCCAGCTCGGGGTCGGCTGTTAACGTGAACGTTAGCGGCATCAGCGGCACGGGTACGCTCAAGGTCAATCTGAATGGAGGCACCAATATCATCGATGGCGTTGGCAATGCGGTGGCTGCATACAGCAGCGGCAGCACGCACACGGTGAACATCCTCACCGCGCCAGGGGCCCCCACCATCGGTACGGCAACGGCAGGCGACGCGCAGGTGAGCGTGGCCTTCTCCGCACCGGGCAGCAACGGCGGCTCAGCCATCACCACTTACACCGCCACTGCGAACCCGGGCGGGGCTTTTGGTACTTGCGCAGGACCGGCAGCCTGCACGGCGACGGTGACCGGGCTGACCAACGGCACGGCCTACACCTTCACCGTCACAGCCACCAACGGCGTCGGCACCAGCACGGCGTCTGGCTCATCCAACTCCGCTACGCCCCAGGGCAACCAGACGATCACGTTCGCGAACCCCGGTACACGGAGCTTCGGCACCTCGCCCACGTTGACTGCCACCGCCTCGTCCGGCCTGACGCCGACGTTCACATCGTCCACTACAGGCGTTTGCACGATCTCCAGCGGTGGCACACTGACCTTTGTGACGGCGGGCTCGTGCACGATTGATGCTGATCAGGGTGGCAACGGCACATGGAGAGCGGCCACCACCGTGACTCAGACCTTCACCGTGAATGCCATAGCGCCCGGCGCACCCACCATCGGCACGGCGACTGCGGGCGCTGCCCAAGCCACGGTCACGTTCACCGCACCGGCCTCCACCGGCGGCGCTGCCATCATCGCTTCCGGCTACACCGTCACCGCCAATCCGGGTGGGGCCACTGGCACCGGCTCCAGTTCGCCGATCACTGTGACCGGCCTGACGAACGGGACGGCCTACACCTTCACCGTCACCGCGACGAACTCGGCCGGCACGGGCAACTCTTCGGCACCATCCAACTCGGTCACTCCAGCGTCGCCGCAGACCATCACCTTCAACAATCCTGGAGCGCAGAACTTCGGCACCACGCCCACGCTCTCGGCGTCTTCTTCTGCGGGTATCGGATATGCCGTCTCATTCACTACCGCGACTGCCGGTGTTTGTACCGTCACTGCGGGCGGTGCACTGACCTTTGTAACGGCAGGGAGCTGTACGATCAATGCGAATCAGGCGGGTGACAGCAGCTACTTGGCCGCCTCCCAGGTCAGCCAGACATTCACTGTGAATGCCGTGGTGCCCGGTGCGCCCACCATTGGCACTGCGAGCGCTGGGAATACTGAAGCCACGGTGACGTTTACCGCGCCAGCGTCCACCGGCGGAGCAGCGATTACCGGGTATACCGTCACCGCCAGCCCCGGGGGGACAAATACAACGGGGGCCACTTCTCCCATCACCCTCTCGGGTCTCACCAACGGCACGTCTTATACGTTCACGGTGATGGCGACCAATTCCGTCGGCACGGGCGCTCCATCAGTTGCTTCCAACGCTGTGGTCCCCCGCCTGCTGACAGTGACGGGTACGCCACTGGGCATGGCGGGTACTGCAACGGCAACGCTCTCTGGCGGTGGGGCGACCTGCACGCTCGACCCCACCAGCGGCTTTGCCAGCCTGTCCAACCCTGCCCCGGCAGGCAAGACGATGCCATATGGCGAATATGCCTTTCAGGCCACCTCCTGCACGGGTACCGTGACCATGGCCATCACTTATCCGCAGGCCTTGCCGGCGGGCACCCAGTTCTGGAAGTACGGCCCTGCCACTGCTGCGGTCGGTGGCGTGGTCGCGACATCCACTTGGTTTCAGCTTGGCGGGGCCACTCTGAGCGCAGACCGTCTGACGGTAACCTACGCCGTTACCGACAACGGTGCGGGTGACTCTGACGGAACCATTGGCCGCATCAGTGACCCCTTTGCTTTGGCAGCCGGCCCTGTCGGTGGCGATGCAGTCGGCATCCCCGTGGATGCACCGTGGGCGCTGGGCCTGCTATCGGCGGTTCTGGGGTTCCTGGGCTGGCGCAGACAGCGGCGCCTGTCCAGGGCTTGA